CCTCTGGCCCAACTTCGCCGTAACTTGGACCTCCTTTCGGAGCTGAGCTCACGTCAGGAGGCCTTGATGGAGGCCGCCCACGTTTTTCACGCCGAGCTCCTGTCCTGGCCCGACGGGGTGCGGCAGGAGGTGAGGGACGCCGTGGCCAAACACCCGCTTAACGTTAGCAGACCCACTGCCAATCCACTCGCCGACCCGACGAAGATGTTCGCGGGGTAACAAAGTCCAAATGTGACACTCCTACTTGCTAAAATTCTGTGTTATTTGATGCCATAACCGGTGTAtttcagtttttcattgtttttattttgattaattcTGTTCTCTTTCATTAGGGGGGGTTTATTTAGCTATGAGTgccgtttttttaaatgtatttattctttgAAATCAATTCTCTTAGAGTTGACTGCAACAATGCCATATAACATTCTAACCTGATCCTAAATGTGCTGTGTGTATTTAGATCTACAAACTCATTATCTGCCATTGAGGATCACTGCTAGCCTTCCCTGGCCCAAAAAATTGGACATCACTCACCATCAGTGGTAGCCAATGAGTGTAACACTGCAGTATTCCAATGAAATAAAACACTGTAAACATACAAACTACCTAAACGAATCTTGTTGTTGTTCCTTCACAACCACAATAAAACAACATCCCAATATGCAATGAAAGAGTTTATTTATCATACTTATGCTCATACTGTATGGTGAATTATCAGGTTTTCCAAGGAGCTATTTTAAGGATTTGTACTGCAACGGCGGCTATCTATATCtcgaaaaaataaatgtatgaaaaagcatttgttttttaaagggtAGTTCAAGGTCATGGCTTACCGCCTGAAGTGTGGAGCAGGTGTGTAGAGCAGGTGTGTGGAACTTTCCACAAGCAGCTGGTGGCGTTAGGGATGGGCCAAGAGAACGACAAGGGGCGGGGTTTACAAGGGAAGAAATTGTCCTTGTTTTTTGTAGCAGAAATAAAACACGGCAGACGGGATTAATTCATGTTTGTACATGCGCCAATATACACGCAGAACACATCATTAAGGACACCTCCGCCAACGCAAATGATtggacagtaatccctcggatattgtggttgaaaaaaaagatggataaaTTGAACGGACACGGCCGCGATAAATCAAAAAAACGTGAAATAGGAAACTAGGAAATAGGATCATCCCTATAATAACTACCTTTTATTTTCCCTTCATGGCCGAGTCCTCGTAGCAAGCGAacgatattaaaaataataatttaaataaatgtttttgtagTGAAGCTGCGAAAGTTGAAGCTGCAATATtccagggattactgtaataattACTCATTGAACCTGATGTGACCCCAGAATGAACATTTCCGGGTGACAAAACAAGTTAAAAGATGTTTTAGTAAGGCATAGATTATGTACAGGTCTAACCTAGTATCAAACCTCTGGCAAATATTCACACGGCAACTCCCCAGTAAAGCTTCCAAACATTTCGTGATATGTACAAAAATACTCAATATTAAAGGTCCCTATAGGTATTATcagattagaaaaaaataagagggtCTCCgttatagtttttcttttttggtggAGTTAGACTTTGGACTCACTCTCGGCGTTGGAAAGGTCGCCGTTCCGCTCGGCCCGCGCTTCCTGGCGCTCCACCTCGGGCGCCGGTCCCTGCTGGCTCAACTTGCTGGCCACGGACCAGGTGAGGGGGAGTCGGCCGCGGCCGTTCATGTCGGCCAGCTGCCGGGCGCTGCAAGTGGGCGTGTTGGTCTCGTAGATATCGTGGAAGCTGTTGTAGTCCACCTCGTAGAAGCCGTCTTCCAGCGTGAGCACGGGCGTGAAGCGGTAACCCCACTTGATCTCGCTGCTTACGTAGGAACTCCGAGCTTGGCACGTCATACCTGAGGACCACAAAGTCACCGAGTGTGTGTTTACATTTCAACAATAGGTCTGATCAGTGTTACTTTTGCTCCGTTTTGATTGTCTGTCCATTTTGTCTGACAGTGGCCATCTGCCAGTCCCTCCCTTGGCGTCAGTCGTTTCATTGGTCTATTCGACAGCACCTGCTGACCTCATCTTCAACATCAATCAGTCCAGGTCTGTCACAGTGTCTGTCAAAAACCCACGCAATTGGTCCATCGGTCCtttcatatttccattttttcttatttctgtCCCTTTTTGATTGTTGTATTTGTCTGTTCTTGGTTATTCTTATAGGCTATTGATCTGAATGGGCACTCAATAGGGCAAACACGCcgtatacgcgagaaaatacggtaattgttgatctcagaactgtgagctgACCTTAATAAGTAGTATTACTGTTTGGATTGACCTTCAATGGCTTGCTATTTCATAACATTTCATAAATCCACCCAATTTCATATGTCCATCTGTCCATTTCAAACTCAATCAACCACAATTGTTCAATCAGTCCGTCTGTCCACACTGTCGGTCTACGAGCACTTACAATATCACAGTCGATATCCGTACATTCAAGTTCCGTCACCGTCAATCTTAGCCTTTCAGTCATTTGGTAGCcttagagccaaaatggtggcAAATCTGAGTTTTCCGCGGCGACTTACCCGTGGCCTCGACCATGCCCTCCAGAATCACCACGATCTCCAGCTCCTCCTTGGCCAGGTGAGCCGGCGAGACCTCCCAGAAGGGACTGTTCTGGTTGATCTCGTGGCAGATGATGAGCGGCGACACCAGGAACAGCCGGTCGTCGCCCGTGCTGTAGCCCACGTTTATGTCCGTCTGGTTCAAGGGGATGAACTCTCCCTCCTTGGTCTGTTTGGACTTTATCAGTTTGGCACGGATGGAGGCCTCCACGATGTGCGAGTTGCGTAGATCCCCCACCCGGAACATCAGGCACAGGCGTCCGTCTCTCATGGAGATGACGGCGTTGGTGGAAAAGACCAACGTCTCGGCACGCTTCTTAGGTTGTGAGATCTTGACGAACATGCAACCCACCATGAAAGCGTTGACGATGGATCCCAGCACCGACTGGATCAGGAGCAGTAAGATTCCCTCGGGGCACTGGTCCGTGATGACCCGGTACCCGTAACCGATAGTGGTCTCCGTCTCGATTGAGAACAGGAAAGCCGACACGAAGCTGTTGAGATTGTTGACGCAAGGAGTCCAGAGGTTGTCGGCCAAGTGGTCCAGGTCGCCTCGTAGGTAGGCGATCAGCCACCACATGAAGCCGAAGAACAGCCAAGTGACCGTGTAGACCAACACGAAGATGAACAGGTTGAAGCCCCACTTCAAGTCCACCAGCGTGGTGAAAATGTCCGTCAGGTAGCGATAGGTTTCGCGCACGTTGCCGTGGTGGACGTTGCACTTGCCGTCTTTCTGGACGTAGCGTTGGACTTTGCGGGTCCGCTCGACGGCCGCCAGTTGTTTGGGCAGGTTTTTGCCGGCCGGGTGACCCGACTTTCCGCTGATGGCTGGGCTCTCCACATCCTGCTCCATGAGGGTTCTGGATGGATTCAAGgctgcgggggggggggggggggggggaacgcAAATGAGGTTAGCAGCAATCGGATGTCATTGACGTAATTTCTCGCATTATAGGCGCCTTTTGGTCCttcaaattgccttaaaatgtttgaatttgacTATTTATCTTGTATAAGacaccccctgattcacaattttcccctccatatcCGTGGTTTTAATTGAGgggtacaaatgttttattttgaagggaacatTTCGAGAATTTCTATTGTAT
This portion of the Stigmatopora nigra isolate UIUO_SnigA chromosome 19, RoL_Snig_1.1, whole genome shotgun sequence genome encodes:
- the kcnj6 gene encoding G protein-activated inward rectifier potassium channel 2 — protein: MEQDVESPAISGKSGHPAGKNLPKQLAAVERTRKVQRYVQKDGKCNVHHGNVRETYRYLTDIFTTLVDLKWGFNLFIFVLVYTVTWLFFGFMWWLIAYLRGDLDHLADNLWTPCVNNLNSFVSAFLFSIETETTIGYGYRVITDQCPEGILLLLIQSVLGSIVNAFMVGCMFVKISQPKKRAETLVFSTNAVISMRDGRLCLMFRVGDLRNSHIVEASIRAKLIKSKQTKEGEFIPLNQTDINVGYSTGDDRLFLVSPLIICHEINQNSPFWEVSPAHLAKEELEIVVILEGMVEATGMTCQARSSYVSSEIKWGYRFTPVLTLEDGFYEVDYNSFHDIYETNTPTCSARQLADMNGRGRLPLTWSVASKLSQQGPAPEVERQEARAERNGDLSNAESESKV